GCGGCGGGTTCAGCGCCGCCCAGGCGGTCCACGGCGGCGTCTACAACTCCGTCCCGATCGTCGAATACGCGAGCGACGACATCAAGCGTGACCTGCTTCCCGACGTCGCGGCCGGCGACAAATCGATCCAGGCGTTCGGCCTCACCGAGCCCAACGCGGGCTCGAACTCGACGGCGATCGAGACGCGCGCGGAGCGAGACGGGGACGAGTACGTCGTCAACGGCCAGAAGATCTGGACGTCTCGCGTCGACGTCTCCGATTACATCGTCCTCGTCGCGCGGACGACCCCGCTCGAGGACGTCGACAAGCGCACGCGCGGCATCTCGATGTTCCTCGTCGATCTCGAGGACGCCCACAAGCAGGGCGCACTCGAGATGGAAGCGATCCCCAAGTCGGCCAGCGACTTCGTCCACTCGTTCGAGCTCTGGTTCGACGACCTTCGGGTGCCCGCGGAGAACCTGATCGGCGTCGAGGGCGAGGGGTTCTATCAGGTGCTGGACGGCCTCAACGAGGAGCGACTCGTCATCGCCGCCGAGTGCATCGGGCTGGGACGGCTGGCGCTCAAGCGGGCGGTCGAGTACGCGAACGACCGAGTGGTCTTCGACAGCCCTATCGGCTCGAATCAGGCGATCCAGCACCCGCTGGCGGAGGCCTACGCGCGGCTGCAGGCGGCAAAGCAGTTGACGTACAACGCGGCCGAGCGGGCCGCGTCGGACGAGGACGTCGACCTCGGCGCGTACGCGAACGCGGCGAAGTTCCTCGCGGCGGACGCGGCCTACGAGGCGGCCGACGCGGCCGTCCAGACCCACGGCGGTTTCGGGGTCGCGACGGAGTACGACGTCGAGCGCTACTTCCGCGAGGCCAGACTGACCCGGCTGGTACCGATCACGCAGGAACTCGCCCTGAACTACATCGGCGAGAACGTCCTCGGACTGCCCCGCTCGTACTGACGACGATACGGTCACCGATCCGCGACTCACAGCCATGACGGACGACACTACCGAACCCGACGACACGACGGAATCGCACGACAAACGGCTCGTCGACGGCTGGCACGGCCGCTACTACGAGGACTTCGAGGTCGGCGACATCTACAAGCATCCCTTCGGCCGCACCGTCACGGAGACGGACAACGTCTGGATGACGAACGTGACGATGAACCTCAACCCGATGCACTTCAACGAGGCCTACGCCGAGGAGACGGAGTTCGGCGAGCGCCTCGTCGACGGCACCTTCGTCATCGCCCTGGCCGTCGGGATGAGCGTCATCGACGTCTCGGTCAACGCCACCGCGAACCTCGGCTACGACGACATCCGCCACCACGCTCCGGTCTTCCACGGCGACACCATCTTCGCCGA
This portion of the Natrinema salinisoli genome encodes:
- a CDS encoding MaoC family dehydratase, which codes for MTDDTTEPDDTTESHDKRLVDGWHGRYYEDFEVGDIYKHPFGRTVTETDNVWMTNVTMNLNPMHFNEAYAEETEFGERLVDGTFVIALAVGMSVIDVSVNATANLGYDDIRHHAPVFHGDTIFAESEVLSKRELESRDHVGIVETELRAYNQDGDLVLSLERTPMVLKREHAQPSAAKPPGWLEGIGTQPEDL
- a CDS encoding acyl-CoA dehydrogenase family protein, whose protein sequence is MARLLRDAVELTESQRLVRSSVHDVCSDFDREYWRQRADEGEYPHEFVDALADHGWMGILLPEEYGGAGMGTRETVVMMEEIAANGGGFSAAQAVHGGVYNSVPIVEYASDDIKRDLLPDVAAGDKSIQAFGLTEPNAGSNSTAIETRAERDGDEYVVNGQKIWTSRVDVSDYIVLVARTTPLEDVDKRTRGISMFLVDLEDAHKQGALEMEAIPKSASDFVHSFELWFDDLRVPAENLIGVEGEGFYQVLDGLNEERLVIAAECIGLGRLALKRAVEYANDRVVFDSPIGSNQAIQHPLAEAYARLQAAKQLTYNAAERAASDEDVDLGAYANAAKFLAADAAYEAADAAVQTHGGFGVATEYDVERYFREARLTRLVPITQELALNYIGENVLGLPRSY